In a genomic window of Helianthus annuus cultivar XRQ/B chromosome 10, HanXRQr2.0-SUNRISE, whole genome shotgun sequence:
- the LOC118479415 gene encoding uncharacterized protein LOC118479415 → MENIKTALLKHATDAMKESRVHDFLTSRHYVCFSLRLLIDGRRLHVPCMKYLSTNMQQLNIQEERQFDEPEEDIPSVVIPNHLQVQTADCSHLSFGSFSSRTLRWLRRYKRNWRMLEFRFRVLILHM, encoded by the exons ATGGAGAATATCAAAACG GCCTTGTTGAAGCATGCTACAGACGCAATGAAGGAGTCACGAGTCCATGATTTTCTAACATCG CGGCATTATGTGTGCTTCAGCTTGAGGCTCTTGATAGATGGGAGGAGACTGCACGTTCCGTGTATGAAATATTTGAGTACAAACATGCAGCAACTTAATATACAAGAAGAAAGACAGTTTGATGAACCTGAAGAAGACATCCCTTCTGTAGTGATTCCGAACCACCTGCAAGTTCAGACTGCTGATTGCTCGCACTTGAGTTTCGGGAGCTTTAGTTCAAGAACGCTAAGGTGGTTGAGGCGTTACAAAAGGAACTGGAGAATGCTCGAGTTCAGATTCAGAGTGTTGATCCTTCATATGTGA
- the LOC110885519 gene encoding L10-interacting MYB domain-containing protein: MDLNHENATNKLSTTKASARKTVWDSSTHMIFVELCLEEVKIGNRPASHFNKVGWTNLANNLKTRTGKDYTKLQLKNHWDSMKRDWKLYDHLMRIESGLGWDPVKKTINATSEWWDEKIQADPELTKFRGYLAPYKGNDVRYHIPNFRRGQTVAQCAPKGLKETFNYYHSSLRNVIERTFGVWKARWAILKDIHVNYSYETQVDIVIASMALG, from the exons ATGGATTTGAACCATGAAAATGCAACAAATAAGCTTTCAACTACCAAGGCTAGTGCTAGAAAAACTGTTTGGGATTCTAGTACCCATATGATATTTGTTGAGTTGTGTCTTGAGGAAGTAAAAATTGGCAATAGACCTGCGAGCCACTTCAATAAGGTTGGGTGGACGAACCTAGCAAATAATCTAAAAACTCGAACAGGAAAAGATTACACCAAACTGCAACTTAAAAACCATTGGGATTCAATGAAGAGGGATTGGAAGTTATACGACCATTTGATGAGAATTGAATCTGGGCTTGGATGGGATCCTGTGAAAAAGACGATAAACGCAACGAGTGAGTGGTGGGATGAAAAAATACAG GCGGATCCAGAACTTACAAAATTTAGAGGCTATCTTGCCCCTTATAAAGGAAATGATGTTCGTTATCATATACCTAATTTTCGTCGAGGTCAAACAGTTGCCCAATGCGCTCCGAAAGGACTAAAAGAGACATTTAACTACTATCACTCATCTTTAAGAAATGTGATCGAACGAACATTTGGAGTATGGAAGGCAAGGTGGGCAATATTAAAAGATATCCATGTTAATTACTCTTATGAAACACAGGTCGATATTGTGATAGCATCCATGGCATTAGGATGA